Part of the Streptomyces antimycoticus genome, CCAGCCGGTCTCCCTCGGCGACGGCGCGTGGGGCATCGAGGTCACCGGCCGCGACAACGGCTTCTCACTGCGCGAGACCGCCGAGTACGTGGACTTCGTGGGCCCGCATGTGTACCGCTCGGACACCGACCGGCCCCGTCAGCATCTGCGCGCCGCCTTCGAGTGCGAACTGGCGTCGGTCACCGGACAGCCCGTCGTCCTGGAGGAGTTCGGCCTCTCCACGGACACCGTCTCCGACCGGAACGCGGCCGTCTACTACCGGCAGACCCTCCACAACTCCCTGCTCGGCGGGGCCACGGGCTGGATCGCCTGGAACAACACCGACTACGACGACCTGTGGGACCGCTCGCCGTACGACCACCACCCCTTCGAGATGCACTTCGGCATCACCGACAGCATCGGTGCCCCCAAGGCGCCACTGCTCGAACTCGCCGCGTTCGCCGAGGTGTTGAAGGACGTGGACTTCGCACACTGCCGCCGCGCCGACGCGGACGCGGCGCTGGTCGTGCCCGCCTTCCTGGAGCGCGGCTACCCCTACAGCAGGCCCGCCGACCGCCCGCTGATCTTCACCTCCCTGCACCAGAGCTATGTCGCCACCCGCGCCGCCGACCTGCCGGTGGGCTTCACCCGGGAGGCCGACGGACTGCCCGGCGACGCCGCCCTGTATCTGCTGCCGGCCACCCGCCAGCTCACCACCCGCACCCGGCGTGAGCTCGAGCGCCGCGCCCGCGCGGGCGCCACGGTCTACCTCTCGTTCTGCTCCGGCGAGTACCCCGGGACCCGCGGCCCGTGGTTCGACGACCTGGACGGGCTGTTCGGCGTCGAACTGCAGCTCTCCTACGGTGTCGCCGAGCCCATCGAGGACGACGTCCTGGAGATGACGTTCACCGAGGACTTCGGCGGGCTCGCGGCCGGGACCTCGCTGCGCTTCCCCGTCGCGGGCAACGAGGACAGCCGGGCGTATCTGCCGGTCGTTCCGCGGGACGCCCGGGTGGTGGCCGTCGACGCCCACGGCCGGCCCGCCCTCCTGGTGCACGAC contains:
- a CDS encoding glycoside hydrolase 5 family protein — its product is MRRHSAQLIHHPAVLPWLGANFWSRTGGPLMWRDYDPKTVRAELRVLHEHGLTMTRSFFYWPDFHPQPDHVDETLCERFRDFLDAHTEIGMGTVPTFIVGHMSGENWDPAWRGGRDLYEDVWMVGRQAWFVSQMTRRFKDHPAVTGWLITNEMPGYGRIYQVDPPSSDVVTAWAQAMCNAVRAAGGTQPVSLGDGAWGIEVTGRDNGFSLRETAEYVDFVGPHVYRSDTDRPRQHLRAAFECELASVTGQPVVLEEFGLSTDTVSDRNAAVYYRQTLHNSLLGGATGWIAWNNTDYDDLWDRSPYDHHPFEMHFGITDSIGAPKAPLLELAAFAEVLKDVDFAHCRRADADAALVVPAFLERGYPYSRPADRPLIFTSLHQSYVATRAADLPVGFTREADGLPGDAALYLLPATRQLTTRTRRELERRARAGATVYLSFCSGEYPGTRGPWFDDLDGLFGVELQLSYGVAEPIEDDVLEMTFTEDFGGLAAGTSLRFPVAGNEDSRAYLPVVPRDARVVAVDAHGRPALLVHDTGRGRTVLATYPLEHMAARTARANPEDTHRLYAALADVAGARRPVTVDSPHVGADLLVHDDGRRFVWLVSQSAEELTVRPDADGALRDLASGAPVAEVSLAPYGVHVLELR